Proteins co-encoded in one Bradyrhizobium sp. 170 genomic window:
- a CDS encoding SDR family NAD(P)-dependent oxidoreductase — protein sequence MRLKDRVAIVVGAGQSPGEGIGNGRATALTFAREGARVLCVDHNLASAQETVDMIAAKDGTAAAFKADVTKNADLKAMVADAQARWGRIDILHNNVGVSLSGGDAELLDISEEAFDRCVAINLKSCVLAAKHVIPIMRAQKSGAIINISSMAAITTYPYVAYKATKSAMIAFTEQLAYQNAQYGIRANVILPGLMNTPMAVDTRAREFKKSRAEVEAERDAKVPLRHKMGTGWDVANAALFLASDEASFITGVTLPVDGGASVRRG from the coding sequence ATGCGCCTGAAAGATCGTGTCGCCATCGTCGTCGGCGCCGGACAGAGCCCCGGCGAAGGCATCGGCAACGGCCGCGCCACTGCGCTGACCTTTGCGCGCGAAGGCGCCAGGGTATTGTGCGTCGATCACAATCTGGCCTCCGCCCAGGAGACGGTCGACATGATCGCCGCCAAGGATGGCACCGCGGCGGCGTTCAAGGCCGACGTCACCAAAAATGCCGACCTCAAGGCGATGGTTGCGGACGCGCAAGCGCGCTGGGGCCGCATCGATATCCTGCACAACAATGTCGGCGTCAGCCTGTCCGGCGGCGACGCCGAGCTGCTCGACATATCGGAGGAAGCGTTCGACCGTTGCGTGGCGATCAATCTGAAGAGCTGCGTGCTCGCCGCCAAGCATGTGATCCCGATCATGCGGGCGCAAAAGAGCGGCGCCATCATCAACATCTCGTCGATGGCCGCGATCACGACCTATCCTTATGTGGCCTACAAGGCGACCAAGTCGGCGATGATCGCCTTCACCGAACAGCTCGCCTATCAGAACGCCCAATACGGCATCCGCGCCAACGTCATCCTGCCGGGCCTGATGAACACGCCGATGGCGGTCGATACCCGCGCACGCGAGTTCAAGAAGAGCCGCGCCGAGGTCGAGGCCGAGCGCGACGCAAAAGTGCCGCTGCGCCACAAGATGGGCACCGGCTGGGACGTCGCCAACGCCGCGCTGTTTCTAGCTTCCGACGAAGCAAGTTTCATTACCGGCGTGACGCTGCCGGTGGATGGCGGGGCGAGTGTTCGGCGCGGATAG
- a CDS encoding carboxymuconolactone decarboxylase family protein: MARLPYLEADQVAPEYRDMLKRNTNLHKLLVNSPDMARAFNGIGGYIRFNSKLDPRLRELAILQVGWMEKSEYEFTHHVKIGKEFGVTDDDIEGLIAETEGKPSKLEPLAKLILRGAREMVRELAMSEATFAEIKRALSDEQMVDLVLTIAFYCAVVRVLATMKIDNEPYYKEVLKQYPIPGVE; encoded by the coding sequence ATGGCTCGCCTGCCCTATCTCGAAGCCGACCAGGTCGCCCCCGAATACCGCGACATGCTCAAGCGCAACACCAACTTGCACAAGCTGTTGGTGAACTCACCCGACATGGCCCGCGCCTTCAACGGCATCGGCGGCTACATCCGCTTCAATAGCAAGCTCGACCCGCGCCTGCGTGAACTGGCGATCCTCCAGGTCGGCTGGATGGAGAAATCCGAATACGAGTTCACCCACCACGTGAAGATCGGCAAGGAATTCGGCGTCACCGATGATGATATCGAAGGCCTGATAGCCGAGACCGAGGGCAAGCCCTCGAAACTCGAGCCGCTGGCGAAGCTGATCCTGCGCGGCGCCCGCGAAATGGTGCGGGAACTCGCGATGTCGGAGGCGACATTCGCCGAGATCAAGCGGGCGCTCTCCGACGAGCAAATGGTCGACCTCGTGCTCACCATCGCCTTCTACTGCGCCGTGGTCCGCGTGCTGGCGACGATGAAGATCGACAACGAACCCTATTACAAAGAGGTACTGAAACAGTACCCGATCCCGGGAGTGGAATGA
- a CDS encoding indolepyruvate ferredoxin oxidoreductase family protein: MALMEVGLDDKYRLDAKRIFLSGTQALVRLPMLQRERDRAAGLNTAGFISGYRGSPLGMYDHALWRAKTFLKQHDIEFAPGLNEDLAATAVWGSQQVGMFPGAKVDGVFGIWYGKGPGVDRSMDALKHANSAGTSPNGGVIALAGDDHGCQSSTLAHQSEQVFAAALMPVVNPATLQDYLDLGILGFALSRYSSCWVGFKAISETVESSASIVSDPDRIKIILPDDFEMPPGGLSIRWPDAPMEQERRLHGPKMQAVAAFTRVNRFDRIVLDSKPARLGIMATGKAYLDLRQALADLGITDAEAQALGLRIYKVALTWPLEESGARAFAEGLQDVLVVEEKRGFIEDQLLRILYNVDASKRPSVVGKRDESGAPLLPSEGELTPTMVAAAVVARLRKLGHRSPGLEQRLAKLEAFDRPAEGVGAAKLQRTPYFCSGCPHNTSTKIPEGSRAMAGIGCHGMALSVPNRRTQTISHMGAEGVSWIGQAPFTSEAHVFQNLGDGTYTHSGLLAVRAAAAAGVNITYKILYNDAVAMTGGQPAEGGLTVSQIAHQVSAEGAKRLVIVSDDPEKYPSNYFPVGATVHHRRELDAVQKELREVKGLTVLIYDQTCAAEKRRRRKRGLYPDPPKRVFINEHVCEGCGDCSSASNCVSVQPLETEFGRKRRIDQSNCNKDFSCIEGFCPSFVTVHGGKLRKADRTAADPSALFADLPLPATPALDGAYNILVTGIGGTGVITIGALLGMAAHVEGLACSTLDFTGLSQKNGAVMSHVRIAPEADDLATVRIAPGGANLILGCDIVVATSIPALSRAERGVTRAIVNADLLPTASFVINPDIDFEAGTMRESLNEAVSASDLDILDATGLATALMGDSIATNAFMLGFAFQRGAIPLSLEAIMKAIDLNGAAIDMNKLAFSWGRLAAHDLQRVVSAARFKSSGAAPVKRTLDESIAFRAKFLTDYQNEAYSKRYLSEVARVRAAEAKGAPGSHDLTEAFAKGLFKLMAYKDEYEVARLYSDGEFARVLKEQFDGDPSVKVSLAPPLLASRDKVTGHLRKREFGSWIFRGFELLTRFKFLRGTAFDPFGYTAERRMERALPGEYSAVIFRHLDKAKPQDWPRLVALAKSAELVRGYGHIKEANVVKFRGECARVEAAIGQPVAQAAE, encoded by the coding sequence ATGGCGTTGATGGAAGTTGGGCTGGACGACAAATATCGTCTGGATGCGAAGCGCATATTCCTCTCCGGTACGCAGGCGCTGGTCCGCCTTCCGATGTTGCAGCGCGAACGCGACCGCGCCGCAGGGCTCAACACCGCCGGCTTCATCTCCGGATACCGCGGCTCGCCGCTCGGCATGTACGACCACGCGCTGTGGCGCGCCAAAACCTTCCTCAAGCAGCATGACATCGAGTTCGCCCCCGGTCTCAACGAGGACCTGGCGGCCACCGCCGTGTGGGGCAGCCAGCAGGTCGGCATGTTCCCCGGCGCCAAGGTCGATGGCGTATTCGGCATCTGGTATGGCAAGGGCCCCGGCGTCGACCGCTCGATGGATGCGCTCAAGCACGCCAACTCGGCCGGCACCTCGCCGAACGGCGGCGTGATTGCGCTCGCCGGCGACGACCATGGCTGCCAGTCCTCGACGCTCGCCCATCAGAGCGAGCAGGTGTTTGCCGCAGCATTGATGCCGGTGGTCAACCCGGCGACGCTGCAGGATTATCTCGATCTCGGCATTTTGGGCTTTGCGCTGTCGCGCTACTCAAGTTGCTGGGTCGGCTTCAAGGCGATTTCGGAGACCGTTGAAAGCTCGGCTTCGATCGTCAGCGATCCCGATCGCATCAAGATCATTTTGCCCGATGATTTCGAAATGCCGCCGGGCGGGCTTTCCATCCGCTGGCCGGACGCGCCGATGGAGCAGGAGCGGCGGCTGCATGGCCCGAAAATGCAGGCGGTGGCGGCGTTCACGCGCGTCAATCGCTTCGACCGCATCGTGCTGGATTCCAAGCCGGCGCGGCTCGGCATCATGGCGACCGGCAAGGCCTATCTCGATCTGCGGCAGGCGCTGGCCGACCTCGGCATTACCGACGCCGAGGCGCAGGCGCTGGGCTTGCGCATCTACAAGGTCGCGCTGACCTGGCCGCTGGAGGAATCCGGCGCACGCGCGTTCGCGGAAGGTTTGCAAGATGTTCTCGTGGTCGAGGAGAAGCGCGGCTTCATCGAGGACCAGCTCCTGCGCATTCTTTATAATGTAGATGCGTCGAAGCGACCGTCGGTGGTCGGCAAGCGCGATGAGAGCGGCGCGCCGCTTTTGCCGAGCGAAGGCGAGTTGACGCCGACCATGGTGGCGGCGGCGGTCGTGGCGCGGTTGCGAAAACTCGGCCATCGCAGCCCGGGGCTGGAGCAGCGTCTCGCAAAACTCGAAGCGTTCGACCGGCCGGCGGAAGGCGTCGGCGCGGCAAAGCTGCAGCGCACGCCGTATTTCTGCTCGGGCTGTCCCCACAACACCTCGACCAAGATCCCCGAGGGCAGCCGCGCCATGGCCGGCATCGGTTGCCACGGCATGGCGCTGTCGGTGCCGAACCGCCGCACGCAGACCATCTCGCATATGGGCGCGGAAGGCGTCAGCTGGATCGGGCAGGCGCCGTTCACCAGTGAAGCGCACGTGTTCCAGAATCTCGGCGATGGCACCTACACCCATTCCGGCCTGCTGGCGGTCCGTGCAGCGGCGGCCGCCGGCGTCAACATCACCTACAAGATCCTCTACAACGATGCGGTGGCGATGACCGGCGGCCAGCCGGCCGAGGGTGGGCTGACGGTGTCGCAGATCGCGCACCAGGTTTCGGCGGAAGGCGCCAAACGCCTCGTCATCGTCTCCGACGATCCCGAAAAATATCCCAGCAATTACTTCCCGGTAGGCGCGACTGTTCATCACCGCCGCGAACTCGACGCGGTGCAGAAGGAGCTGCGCGAGGTCAAGGGCCTTACGGTTCTGATCTACGACCAGACCTGTGCGGCGGAAAAGCGCCGGCGTCGGAAGCGCGGGCTCTATCCGGATCCGCCGAAGCGCGTTTTCATCAACGAGCACGTCTGCGAGGGCTGCGGCGATTGCTCGTCGGCTTCCAACTGCGTCTCGGTGCAGCCGCTGGAAACCGAATTCGGCCGCAAGCGGCGGATCGACCAATCGAACTGCAACAAGGACTTTTCCTGCATCGAGGGCTTTTGCCCGAGCTTTGTCACCGTGCATGGTGGCAAGCTGAGGAAGGCCGATCGTACCGCGGCCGATCCGTCGGCACTGTTCGCCGATCTGCCGCTGCCGGCCACACCGGCGCTCGATGGCGCCTACAACATCCTCGTCACCGGCATCGGCGGCACCGGCGTCATCACCATCGGCGCGCTGCTCGGCATGGCCGCCCATGTCGAGGGCCTGGCGTGCTCGACGCTCGACTTCACAGGGTTATCGCAGAAGAACGGCGCGGTCATGAGCCATGTCCGCATCGCGCCCGAGGCGGACGATCTCGCAACTGTCCGCATCGCGCCGGGCGGGGCCAACCTCATCCTCGGCTGCGACATCGTGGTGGCCACCAGCATCCCGGCGTTGAGCCGGGCCGAGCGCGGCGTGACGCGCGCGATCGTCAATGCCGACCTGTTGCCGACGGCAAGCTTCGTCATCAATCCCGACATCGATTTCGAGGCGGGGACGATGCGGGAGTCGCTCAATGAAGCCGTCAGCGCCTCGGACCTCGACATCCTCGATGCCACCGGGCTTGCCACCGCGCTGATGGGCGACAGCATCGCCACCAACGCCTTCATGCTCGGTTTTGCGTTCCAGCGCGGCGCGATTCCTCTTTCGCTGGAGGCGATCATGAAGGCGATCGACCTCAACGGTGCGGCGATCGACATGAACAAGCTGGCGTTCTCCTGGGGCCGGCTCGCCGCGCACGATCTGCAGCGCGTCGTCAGCGCGGCGCGCTTCAAGAGTTCGGGCGCGGCGCCGGTCAAGCGCACGCTCGATGAGAGCATCGCGTTCCGCGCCAAGTTCCTGACGGACTATCAGAATGAGGCCTATTCGAAGCGCTATCTTTCGGAAGTCGCGCGGGTTCGCGCCGCGGAAGCCAAGGGCGCACCCGGCTCGCATGACCTCACCGAGGCCTTTGCAAAGGGCCTGTTCAAGCTGATGGCCTACAAGGACGAGTACGAAGTCGCCCGGCTTTACTCGGACGGTGAGTTTGCCAGGGTGCTGAAGGAGCAGTTCGACGGCGACCCCAGCGTCAAGGTCAGCCTTGCGCCACCGCTGCTGGCGTCGCGCGACAAGGTGACCGGGCATTTGCGCAAGCGCGAGTTCGGCTCCTGGATTTTTCGCGGGTTCGAACTCCTGACGCGGTTCAAGTTCCTGCGCGGAACTGCGTTCGATCCGTTCGGTTACACGGCCGAACGCCGGATGGAGCGCGCATTGCCCGGCGAGTATTCCGCTGTCATCTTCCGCCACCTCGACAAGGCGAAGCCGCAGGACTGGCCGCGTCTGGTGGCGCTGGCCAAGTCAGCGGAACTCGTTCGCGGCTACGGCCACATCAAGGAAGCCAATGTCGTGAAGTTCCGCGGAGAATGCGCGCGCGTGGAGGCTGCGATCGGCCAGCCGGTGGCGCAGGCCGCTGAGTAA
- a CDS encoding alkaline phosphatase D family protein: protein MPIAIRAGQGSNKQGLSRRQLLVRSAATIAVAGLGSLARPYLSRAADRPLIPSGIQSGDVSANSAVIWARADRPARMQVECSVVESFKTVIRSVTADALPDSDFVSKVLLDGLPAGQDIFYRVRFDDISESGIEGETQVGHFRTAPTARSNISFVWSGDTAGQGWGIDPSRGGMRTYRTMFDNRPDFFIHSGDHIYADCPVERELKLPNGEIWRNIVTEQKSVVAHSLEQYRANYKYNLLDDNLRAFNAEVPMFAQWDDHEVTNDWSPVGTADETGYAEDGSSLLVARARRAFHEFMPMRATPAHDGRIYRKIAYGPLLDVFMIDMRSYRDSSFNKRDDHSETRILGAAQVAWLKRELVASDATWKVIAADMPIGLVSEDAIALGDGPPERREHEIADLLSFMKRAGIRNTVWLTADMHYTAAHHYDANRAAYQDFEPFWEFVSGPLHAGTWAPAPLDNTFGPKAMFQKGCSAEQGENLAPCFGLQFFGRVDIDGKTEVMTVTLKDVDNRDLWSVDIEPRPDARPGRIMAQHI, encoded by the coding sequence ATGCCGATTGCGATACGCGCCGGGCAAGGCTCGAACAAACAAGGCTTGAGCCGGCGTCAATTACTGGTCCGCTCCGCTGCAACAATTGCCGTTGCCGGTCTCGGCAGCCTCGCCAGACCTTACCTCAGCCGCGCCGCGGATCGGCCGCTCATCCCGAGCGGCATTCAATCGGGCGACGTCTCGGCCAACTCCGCGGTGATCTGGGCGCGCGCCGATCGGCCGGCGCGGATGCAGGTGGAATGTTCTGTTGTCGAGAGCTTCAAGACCGTCATTCGCTCCGTTACCGCCGACGCATTGCCGGACAGCGACTTCGTCTCAAAAGTCCTGCTCGATGGCCTTCCGGCGGGGCAGGACATTTTCTATCGCGTGCGCTTCGACGATATCAGCGAGAGCGGCATCGAAGGCGAGACGCAGGTCGGGCATTTCCGAACCGCGCCCACCGCGCGAAGCAATATTTCGTTCGTGTGGTCGGGCGATACCGCTGGCCAGGGCTGGGGCATCGATCCCTCGCGCGGCGGCATGCGGACCTACCGCACCATGTTCGACAACCGTCCGGACTTCTTCATCCATTCCGGCGACCACATCTATGCCGATTGCCCGGTGGAACGCGAACTGAAACTGCCCAATGGCGAGATCTGGCGCAACATCGTCACCGAACAGAAGTCCGTGGTGGCGCACAGCCTCGAACAGTACCGCGCCAACTACAAATATAATCTGCTCGACGACAATCTGCGCGCCTTCAACGCCGAGGTGCCGATGTTCGCGCAATGGGACGATCATGAGGTGACCAATGACTGGTCGCCGGTCGGCACGGCCGACGAGACCGGCTATGCCGAGGACGGCTCTTCGCTTCTGGTGGCGCGGGCGCGCCGCGCGTTCCATGAATTCATGCCGATGCGCGCGACGCCGGCGCATGACGGCCGCATCTATCGCAAGATCGCCTATGGTCCGCTGCTCGACGTGTTCATGATCGACATGCGCAGCTACCGCGATTCCAGCTTTAACAAGCGCGACGACCACAGCGAGACCCGCATCCTTGGCGCGGCTCAAGTGGCGTGGCTGAAGCGCGAACTGGTGGCCTCCGATGCGACATGGAAGGTGATTGCCGCCGACATGCCGATCGGCCTGGTCAGCGAGGATGCCATCGCACTCGGCGACGGGCCGCCGGAGCGGCGCGAGCATGAGATTGCCGATCTGCTGTCGTTCATGAAGCGCGCCGGCATCCGCAACACGGTGTGGCTGACCGCCGACATGCATTACACGGCCGCGCATCATTACGATGCGAATCGCGCGGCCTATCAGGATTTCGAACCGTTCTGGGAGTTCGTCTCCGGCCCCTTACATGCGGGCACCTGGGCGCCGGCCCCGCTCGACAATACATTCGGGCCGAAAGCGATGTTCCAGAAGGGCTGCAGCGCGGAGCAGGGCGAGAATCTCGCCCCCTGTTTCGGCCTGCAGTTTTTCGGCCGCGTCGATATCGACGGCAAAACCGAAGTGATGACCGTGACGTTGAAGGACGTCGACAACCGCGACCTCTGGTCGGTCGATATCGAGCCCCGTCCGGACGCGCGGCCCGGCCGGATCATGGCGCAGCATATCTGA
- a CDS encoding heme-binding protein, translated as MFVAESKRLTHQGAKRIMSTAMELAGQAGTAISCAIVDAGGHVILIERMDGGRFHTVHSSTTKAVCAASNRRPTTAKGAAGQDLDVSHAIGLALAAGPERWTAMEGGVPVLVDRQCIGGVGVSGGDWETDLRIAKLAVESIGASWE; from the coding sequence ATGTTTGTCGCCGAGAGCAAGCGCCTGACGCATCAGGGCGCGAAGAGGATCATGTCGACGGCGATGGAATTGGCCGGCCAGGCCGGAACCGCGATCTCCTGCGCCATCGTGGATGCCGGTGGGCATGTGATCCTGATCGAACGAATGGACGGCGGTCGCTTCCATACCGTGCACTCCAGCACCACCAAGGCGGTTTGCGCCGCGTCGAACCGGCGCCCGACCACGGCCAAAGGCGCCGCCGGCCAGGACCTCGACGTGAGCCATGCGATCGGACTTGCGCTCGCCGCCGGACCGGAGCGGTGGACAGCCATGGAAGGCGGCGTGCCGGTGCTGGTTGACCGCCAATGTATCGGCGGCGTCGGCGTAAGCGGCGGTGATTGGGAGACCGATTTGCGGATCGCCAAGCTGGCCGTCGAGTCGATCGGCGCGAGTTGGGAATGA
- a CDS encoding Gfo/Idh/MocA family oxidoreductase, whose translation MSADPLRVACIGMGWWSDVLADAIQRSGKLEIRSCYTRSEDKRNNFAAKYRCRPAASYEALLADAEIEAIINTTPNDVHLATTRAAAAAGKHVFLDKPIANSIADGRAITEACRKAGVVLALGYQRRRESHFRYIKQQIDAGRFGRLVNAEANISRDRLGKVDLTSWRYQAAGMPGGVMLQIGIHYIDVLAYLIGPIHVVSAQSAQLVLPGDNPDVASLILQHENGALSTLNASYASASEYYLMNVYGKDQTAYYDLHNGLRLLRRGESQPVAVPCASNDTLVEELEEFADAARGQREHEVGGEEATRSLAVVRAGILSAIEGRGVEVAEILNGDAKNVTAQQHGQERAL comes from the coding sequence ATGAGTGCCGATCCGCTCCGCGTGGCCTGTATCGGGATGGGATGGTGGTCCGACGTTCTGGCGGATGCCATCCAGCGTTCGGGCAAGCTCGAGATCCGAAGCTGCTACACGCGGTCCGAGGACAAGCGCAACAATTTCGCGGCAAAATACCGCTGCCGGCCGGCCGCGAGCTACGAGGCGCTGCTGGCCGATGCCGAGATCGAGGCGATTATCAACACGACGCCGAACGATGTGCATCTGGCGACGACCCGTGCTGCCGCAGCCGCCGGCAAGCACGTCTTTCTGGACAAGCCGATCGCCAACAGCATCGCGGACGGCCGCGCCATCACCGAGGCCTGCCGCAAGGCGGGCGTGGTCCTGGCGCTCGGCTATCAGCGGCGGCGCGAGAGCCATTTCCGCTACATCAAACAGCAGATCGACGCCGGCCGGTTCGGCAGGCTCGTCAACGCCGAGGCGAACATCAGCCGCGACCGCCTCGGCAAGGTCGATCTCACCTCCTGGCGCTACCAGGCCGCGGGCATGCCGGGCGGCGTGATGCTGCAGATCGGGATCCACTACATCGACGTGCTCGCATATTTGATAGGGCCGATCCATGTGGTGTCCGCACAGTCGGCGCAACTGGTGCTGCCCGGCGACAATCCTGATGTCGCGAGCCTGATCCTGCAGCATGAGAATGGCGCGCTTTCGACGCTGAACGCAAGCTACGCCTCGGCGTCCGAGTACTACCTGATGAATGTCTACGGCAAGGACCAGACGGCCTACTACGACCTGCACAACGGGCTCCGGCTGCTGAGGCGCGGTGAAAGCCAGCCGGTCGCGGTACCATGCGCAAGCAACGACACCCTGGTCGAGGAGCTGGAGGAATTTGCCGACGCGGCGCGCGGGCAGCGCGAGCACGAGGTCGGGGGCGAGGAGGCGACGCGATCGCTGGCCGTGGTACGCGCCGGCATTCTCTCGGCGATTGAAGGACGTGGGGTCGAGGTTGCGGAAATATTGAACGGTGATGCGAAAAATGTGACGGCGCAGCAGCACGGACAGGAGCGCGCGTTATGA
- a CDS encoding tripartite tricarboxylate transporter substrate-binding protein: MVLLGIAGPARAQDYPSRAITVVVPFPPGGASDVVARIVTNQMSKILGQSIIIENVSGAGGTVGSARVAAAAPDGYTLLAAAMGSHVAAPVLTPNLKYDPVADFVPIGFTAHSPAVIIARKDFPAQDLKEFVAALRQRGDAVKQAHGGIGASSHMACLLFTAEIGAKPALVAYRGSGPALNDLVGGHVDFMCEQSVSVAESVLAGSVKAFAVSAAKRLETLPNVPTAKEGGINYEMSVWAGLFAPKGVSPEIIARLSDALDRALDEDAVRERIAQLGGSIPAKDERNPVAFDRFVRSEIARWSPILAAAGTGK; encoded by the coding sequence ATGGTATTGCTCGGCATCGCCGGGCCGGCGCGCGCGCAGGACTACCCCTCCAGGGCGATCACGGTGGTCGTGCCGTTCCCTCCCGGCGGCGCCAGCGACGTTGTTGCGCGCATCGTCACCAACCAGATGTCGAAGATCCTCGGGCAATCCATCATCATCGAGAACGTCAGCGGCGCCGGCGGCACCGTCGGCAGCGCGCGCGTGGCGGCCGCCGCACCCGACGGCTATACCCTGCTTGCCGCGGCGATGGGCTCGCATGTCGCAGCTCCCGTGCTCACGCCGAACCTCAAATACGATCCCGTTGCCGACTTCGTGCCGATCGGCTTCACCGCCCACTCCCCGGCAGTCATCATCGCGCGGAAGGATTTCCCGGCACAGGACCTCAAGGAGTTCGTCGCAGCGCTGCGCCAGCGTGGCGACGCGGTGAAGCAGGCCCATGGCGGCATCGGTGCGTCCTCGCATATGGCGTGTCTTCTGTTCACGGCGGAAATCGGCGCGAAGCCGGCGCTCGTTGCCTATCGTGGCTCAGGCCCGGCATTGAACGATCTGGTCGGGGGGCACGTCGACTTCATGTGCGAGCAGTCGGTCAGCGTGGCGGAGTCGGTTTTGGCCGGCTCGGTCAAGGCCTTCGCGGTCTCGGCCGCGAAACGCCTCGAAACGCTGCCGAATGTTCCGACTGCGAAGGAAGGCGGCATCAACTACGAGATGAGCGTCTGGGCAGGACTGTTTGCGCCAAAGGGCGTTTCGCCCGAAATCATCGCCAGGCTTTCCGATGCGCTCGACCGGGCGCTTGATGAGGATGCCGTGCGCGAGCGGATTGCCCAGCTCGGCGGCTCGATACCGGCAAAGGACGAACGCAACCCGGTAGCATTCGATCGATTTGTTCGATCCGAGATCGCACGCTGGTCACCCATTCTTGCTGCGGCCGGAACGGGGAAGTGA
- a CDS encoding acetyl-CoA C-acyltransferase, translating into MREAVIVSYARTGLAKSGRGGFNITPPMSMAAHAIKHAVERAGVEKEYVEDCYLGNCAHGAPNIGRQAALLAGMPKSTAGVSVNRFCSSGLQTIAMAANSIRSDGADCIVAGGVESISIPGGGSPKESIDAELLKAAPDIFMAMIDTADIVAERYKLSREYQDEYSLESQRRMAAAQQANKFKDEIVPMKTRMKVVDKATKAESIVDYTVDRDECNRPETTMEGLTKLEPVKGPGKFVTAGNASQLSDGAAAVVLMEAKDAEKRGLNPLGRFVAWAAAGCEPDEMGIGPIYAVPKLLKRHGLKIDDIDLWELNEAFASQCLYSRDKLGIDPEKYNVNGGSIAIGHPFGMTGARLTGHILQEGRRRKAKWGVVTMCIGGGQGGAGLFEIYS; encoded by the coding sequence ATGCGTGAAGCTGTTATCGTTTCCTATGCACGTACCGGGCTGGCAAAGTCCGGCCGCGGCGGGTTCAACATCACCCCGCCGATGTCGATGGCGGCCCACGCCATCAAGCACGCCGTCGAGCGCGCCGGCGTCGAGAAGGAATATGTCGAGGACTGCTATCTCGGCAATTGCGCGCATGGCGCCCCGAATATCGGCCGTCAGGCCGCGCTGCTCGCCGGCATGCCGAAGTCGACCGCCGGCGTTTCCGTGAATCGCTTCTGCTCGTCGGGACTGCAGACCATCGCGATGGCCGCCAACTCGATCCGCTCCGATGGCGCCGACTGCATCGTCGCCGGCGGCGTCGAGAGCATCTCGATCCCCGGCGGCGGCTCGCCCAAGGAATCGATCGATGCTGAGCTGCTCAAGGCTGCGCCCGACATCTTCATGGCGATGATCGACACCGCCGATATCGTCGCCGAGCGCTACAAGCTCAGCCGGGAATACCAGGACGAATACTCGCTGGAATCGCAGCGCCGCATGGCGGCCGCCCAGCAGGCCAACAAGTTCAAGGACGAAATCGTCCCGATGAAGACCAGGATGAAGGTGGTCGACAAGGCGACGAAAGCGGAAAGCATCGTCGACTACACCGTCGACCGCGACGAGTGCAATCGCCCCGAGACCACCATGGAAGGCCTCACCAAGCTCGAGCCCGTCAAGGGCCCCGGCAAGTTCGTCACCGCCGGCAACGCCAGCCAGCTTTCGGACGGTGCGGCGGCAGTCGTTCTGATGGAAGCCAAGGACGCCGAGAAGCGCGGTCTCAATCCGCTCGGCCGGTTCGTCGCCTGGGCGGCGGCGGGCTGCGAGCCGGACGAGATGGGCATCGGCCCGATCTACGCCGTGCCGAAACTGTTGAAGCGCCATGGCCTGAAGATCGACGATATCGATCTCTGGGAGCTCAATGAGGCCTTCGCCAGCCAGTGCCTCTATTCGCGCGACAAGCTCGGCATCGATCCCGAGAAGTACAACGTCAATGGCGGCTCGATCGCGATCGGCCACCCGTTCGGCATGACCGGCGCGCGTCTGACCGGCCACATCCTGCAGGAAGGCCGCCGGCGCAAGGCCAAGTGGGGCGTCGTCACGATGTGCATCGGCGGCGGCCAGGGCGGCGCGGGCCTGTTCGAGATCTATAGCTGA